A part of Aspergillus flavus chromosome 5, complete sequence genomic DNA contains:
- a CDS encoding N-acetylglucosaminyl phosphatidylinositol de-N-acetylase (N-acetylglucosaminyl-phosphatidylinositol deacetylase, putative) produces the protein MSPSSFISLGFAITAVFIFWTLSATSSSPFARNFPRLYNKRICLLIAHPDDEAMFFAPTVLALTKPELGNHLKILCLSSGDADGLGHIRKKELKKSAVHLGLRSESDVLIIDDPTRFPDSMSATWSESDVSSLLASAFAPEIGDAQSGSRKRGATRDKPPVATIDVLLTFDRHGISNHPNHRSLYHGAVHFLRTLMKDKPGYTCPVSLYTLTTTNILRKYIGVLDAPLSMARGAVDSLFSGLKGSSRSSKEDAPARLLFVSSVGEWMTAQSAMVKAHQSQMVWFRYGWITLGRYMAVNDLKREKV, from the exons ATGTCTCCATCATCATTCATATCGCTGGGCTTCGCTATCACAgccgtcttcatcttttgGACATTATCCGCCACGTCTTCCTCACCATTTGCTCGTAATTTCCCCCGCTTGTACAACAAGCGGATATGCCTATTAATAGCCCACCCCGACGATGAGGCGATGTTTTTCGCACCGACGGTGCTAGCTTTAACCAAGCCAGAGCTGGGAAACCATCTCAAGATCTTATGTCTCAGTAGCG GAGACGCCGACGGACTAGGCCACATCCGCAAAAAGGAGCTTAAAAAAAGCGCTGTGCACCTAGGCCTCCGCAGCGAGTCCGATGTCCTCATCATAGACGACCCAACCCGCTTCCCCGACAGCATGAGCGCCACCTGGTCCGAAAGCGACGTCTCAAGCTTGCTTGCCTCCGCCTTCGCCCCCGAAATAGGCGACGCCCAGTCCGGGTCCCGAAAACGAGGAGCAACGCGGGATAAACCACCCGTCGCGACTATCGATGTGCTCCTCACCTTTGACAGACATGGTATAAGCAACCACCCCAACCACCGTTCTCTCTACCATGGCGCTGTCCACTTCCTTCGTACCCTGATGAAAGATAAGCCCGGGTATACCTGCCCGGTCTCGTTGTACACGCTCACTACGACGAACATCTTGCGCAAGTATATCGGTGTGCTTGACGCGCCCTTGAGCATGGCGCGTGGGGCTGTCGATTCTTTGTTTTCGGGCTTGAAGGGCTCATCTCGTTCCTCGAAGGAGGATGCGCCTGCGAGACTTCTGTTTGTAAGCTCTGTTGGCGAATGGATGACGGCGCAGTCGGCTATGGTTAAGGCTCATCAGAGTCAGATGGTTTGGTTTCGATATGGGTGGATTACTCTTGGTCGTTATATGGCGGTTAATGATCTCAAGCGTGAGAAGGTTTAA